In the genome of Streptomyces sp. Q6, the window TCGGACAGCTCATCCCCGAGCTGTCCGCGCTGGACAACGTGGCGTTGCCGCTGCTGCTCGCCGGGCGACCGCGGGCCGCGGCGCGGGCGGAGGCCGACGCGTGGCTTGAGCGGTTCGGCGTGCGCGGCCAGCGCGAGCTGCGCGCCGGCGAGATGAGCGGCGGCCAGGCCCAACGGGTCGCCCTGGCACGGGCACTGGTGACCGAGCCGAAGATCGTCTTCGCCGACGAGCCGACCGGCGCGCTCGACTCGCTGGCCACGGAGCAGGTCCTCGCGTCGCTGGTCCACACGACGCGCGAGACCCACACCGCGGTGGTCCTGGTGACGCACGAGGCACAGGTGGCGGCGTACGCGGACCGCGAGGTGCGCCTCCAGGACGGGGTGGTGCAGGACGCCTTCGGCGCGATGCCGTCGGGCTCGTCGTCCGCCGCGTCGGAGGTGGCGCGATGAGTGCCGGGTCCGACCTGCGGCTCGCCTGGCTCCTGACCCGGGGCGCCGACCGGCTGGAGCGGCGGCGGGCCGCGCTGACGGCGGTGGGGGCGGGGGCGGCGACGCTCTTCGCGCTCGGGGCGGTGGCCCTGGCGAGCATCCGGGGCCAGGTCTGGTTCCCGTACGGGTACGGCCTGTTGGACCAGCCCGGCACCCGGCAGGGCTTCGTGCTGGCGCTGCTGCTCCTGCTGGTGCCGGTGCTCGGCTTCCTCGGGCAGTGCGCCCGCATCGGCGCGGTCCACCGCGACCGGCGCCTGGCCGGGCTGCGGCTGTCGGGGGCGGGGCCGAAGCAGGTGCGGCGGATCGCGGCTCTGGAGGCCGGGCTCGCGTGCCTGGTGGGGGCGGTGGCCGGGCTCGTCGTGTTCACGGTGGCCGTGCTGTCCGTCGGACGGCTGCCGGACCCGGTCGCGTGGGCCGGCTCCGCCGTGGTGGTCGTGGCCGTTCCGGTCCTCGCGGCGCTGGTGAGCCGGTTCGCGCTGCGCCGGGTCATCGCCTCACCGCTCGGGCACGTGCGGCGGGAGCGGGCACGCGGCGGGCCGGGGCTGCTGGTGGGCCTGTTCCTGCCGGTGCTCCTGGTGGCCGCGGCGGTGGTGCTGGTCATGGCCCGGGGCTTCCGCGGTCAGGTCGCCGTCCTGCCGATGATCGTCATCGGCACGGTGGCGGTCACCGGGGCCGCCGCCCTGTGGATCACCGGTTTCTCGGCGAGGACGATGGGACGGCGACTCGCGGAGCGCGCGCAGAAGCCCGCCACGCTGCTGGCCGCGCACCGGCTCCAGGAGGATCCCTGGGCGGCGGCGCGCAGCCACGCCGCGGTCGTCCTGGTCACGGTCGTCGGCGTCGCCCTGATCGGCATCCGGCGGATCCTGATCGACCGGCTGCACGAACAGCGGCGCGAGGGGACCCTCGGCATGTCCATCGAGTACTACACGTTCGGCATCGACCTCACCGGGGCGGCCGTCGCCCTCGCCCTCCTGATCAGCATGGCCGCGCTGGCCGTGGGAGTCGCGGAGTCGCTGTCGTCCCGGCGCCGGGCCCTGGCCGCGCAGACCGCGAGCGGGGTGCCGCGCCGGGTCCTGATCCGCGCCCTGCTCCTGGAGACGGCCCTGCCGCTGGCCCCCGCCCTGCTCCTGGCCACGGCCGGTGGCACGGCGATCCACACGGCGTACGCCTCCGCCACGGACCAGGACGTGCCGTGGGCCGCCCCGCTCCTGGTCCCCGTCGCCGTCTACGGCTGTTGTCTCCTGGCCGCGGCGACCGCGCTGCCCCTGCTGCGCCGCTCGACGCATCCGGCGTACCTGCGGATGGCGTAAGAGAGTCCCGCCACGCGCAGGGGCGCCCGGAGAGGATCTCCGGGCGCCCCCTGCGTCGTAGGGACTACTTCGAAAGATTCGCCGGCGGTATCGGGGAAGCCGCCAGCGACTGCGGCGACGTCGTCGACGCGTACGCCGAGGGCGCCGACATGCCGGCCGTCGGATCCACCGCGGGCTCGCCGTCGACCTGCACGGGGACGCCGCCCACGATCCGGATCCCGGACTCGTCGAAGGCGCGCTTGATGCGCCAGCGCAGCTCGCGCTCCACGGTCAGGGACTTGCCGGGCATGGTCTTGGCGGAGACCCGCACCACCATCGAGTCGAGCAGCACGCTGTCGAGGCCGAGCACCTCGATGGGGCCCCACAGCATCTCGTTCCACGGCTCGGCCTTGCTCATGGCCTCGCCGGCCTCGGCCAGCACCGACTTGACCTTGTCGAGGTCCTCGTCGGCGCGGACGGTGACGTCGACGCCCGCGGTGGCCCAGCCCTGGGAGAGGTTGCCGATGCGCTTGACCTCGCCGTTGCGCACGTACCAGATCTCGCCGTTGTCGCCGCGCAGCTTGGTGACGCGCAGGCCGACCTCGATGACCTCGCCGGAGGCGACACCGGCGTCGATCGAGTCCCCGACGCCGTACTGGTCCTCCAGGATCATGAAGACGCCGGAGAGGAAGTCGGTCACGAGGTTGCGGGCGCCGAAGCCGATGGCCACGCCGGCGACACCGGCGGAGGCGAGCAGCGGTGCGAGATTGATCTCGAAAGTGCCGAGGATCATGAGCGCGGCTGTGCCGAGGATCACGAAGGACGCCACCGAGCGGAGCACGCTGCCGATGGCCTGCGAGCGCTGCCGCCGCCGCTCCACGTTCACCAGGAGCCCACCGAGCGCGGTGCCGTCGACGGCCTGCGCGGTGCGGTTCATGCGCTCTATCAGCTTGGTGATCGCGCGGCGGATGGCGACCCGCAGCACGACCGCGATCACGACGATCAGCAGCACCCGCAGGCCTATGCCCAGCCAGGTGGACCAGTTCTGCTCGACCCAGCTCGCGGCCTGTCCGGCCTGCTCCTGGGCGTCCTTGAGCGTGGGCTGTTCCTTCGTGTCGGAAGCCGGCAGGACGGTCGCGATCACAGCGGGTACCTCGGTGTTGCTCGGGGACGGGTGCGGGCTGACCCACCACACTAACGGGGCATCGTGTGTGGATTGTTGCCATGTTCGAGGGAGAGGCCGTGCCCGCCTGGGGATGAAGGACGTGTGGTCGAAAACACTCCCAGCCCGTTACGCGGACATGGTGGCGCCATGACCAGCCATGAGGGGAGACTGACTACGAGATCGTCCCGGCGCGAGCCACGCGCCGCCGGCGTACAAGGAGGCATCCGTGCCGCATGTCCTGGTCCTCAACGCGTCGTACGAGCCGCTCGGCGTCGTACCGCTCCGCCGCGCGCTCGTACTCGTCCTCGAGAACAAGGCCACGTGCCTCGAGGAGTCCGGCGCCTTCATGCACAGTGCGACCCGTACCGTCCCCGCCCCCAGCGTGGTCCGGCTCAAGCGGTTCGTACGGGTTCCCTACCGGGGGCCCGTTCCTCTGACCCGACGTGCGCTGTTCGCCCGTGACGGCGGCCGGTGCATGTACTGCGGTGGCGTCGCAACCAGCGTCGACCACGTCATCCCGCGCAGCCGCGGGGGTCAGCACGTCTGGGACAACGTGGTGGCGTCGTGCCGCCGCTGCAACCACACCAAGGCCGACCGCCACCTGGTGGAGATCGGCTGGCGCCTGCGCCACAAACCGGCCCCGCCGTCGGGCCTGGCCTGGCGCATCATCGGGACCGGGCATAGGGACCCGCGCTGGCTGCCGTACTTGCAGCCGTTCGGCGCGGACGAGGCACTGGCCCGGATCGAAGGCGTCTCCGCCTGATCATCGATCCGGGTCTTCGTGTGTGACGGGGGTGGCCGTGCGCCCGGTGGGCGGGCGGCCACCCCTTTCGTCCGCCGGGCGCTCCCCTGCTGCACACGCCCTGACGGGACGCTGTACGGGTGCGGCGAAGCCGCTGACTGATCGTCCAGTTCCACCTGGCGGGGTTCGACCTGGCCGGGTTCGACCTGGCCGGTGTGAACAACGGCTACCGGGTCGGCCACCAGGACGGGCGGACTCGCGCGTTTGCTGGACGACGACTCTATGCCCTCAACTCCCTTGTCCGGGCGCCTTGTTATGAACACACCGGCAGTCCGATCCGGGGTCGGACCGGGAGGGCGCGGCCGGAGCGGCCGGGCGTCGAAGGTAACGAGTTGGCCGACCGGGGGCCGCTCGCTATTGACGCCCCCTTCACGCGCGCCTTACCTTCCTCGCACCGATAGGAAACCTTCCTAACAGTCCTGCGAGGAGGCAGAGCGGCGATGGCGGTCACCCCCGGCACCCCCAGCGTGCTGCGTGTCATGAACGATCGGGCCGCGCTCGATCTCCTCGTCGCGCACGGGCCGCTCACCCGCACCCGGATCGGCGAGCTGACAGGGCTCTCGAAGCCGACCACCTCGCAGATCCTGGGGCGGCTCGAAGCCGCCGGGCTCGTGCGGACCACCGGGAGTCAGGCCGGGCGGCCCGGACCCAATGCGGTGCTGTACGAGATCGAGCCCGGGGCCGCGCACGTCGCCGCCCTGTCCGCCGACCCCACCGGCATCACCGCCGTCGTCGCCGACATCACCGGCGCCGAGCGGGGACGCTGCCGGATCGAGGCCGTCGCCGTCGCCGAGGACGTGCGGCACCGCACCGCGCAGCTCGTCGCCGAGGCCGTCGAAGGGGCCCTGGGCAAGGCCGGACTCCGGCCGGACGAGCTGACCGCCACCGTCATCGGCACCCCGGGCGCCATCGACCCGCACACCGGGCAGCTCCGGTACGCCCCGCACCTGCCGGGCTGGCACTCGCGCACCCTGCGCGCCGAGCTCGCCGAGGTCCTCGGCACGCCCGTCTCCATCGAGAACGACGTCAATCTCGCCGCCGTCGCCGAGCAGCACGAAGGCGCGGCCCAGGACCACGACGACTTCGTCCTCGCCTACGTCGACGAGGGCGTGGGCGCCGCCATCGTGCTGGGCGGGACGCTGCTGCGCGGCGCCACGGGCGGCGCGGGCGAGATCGGCTACATGCCGCTGCCGGGCGCCCCGCTCGCGCGCGGCGGCGACAGCGTCCACGCCCGTACCGACGGCGGCGGCGGTTTCCAGAGCCTTGTCGCCGCCCCCGCAGTGCGCCAACTCGCCGGGGGCGTGCACGACTTGGGCGAGGCCCTGAGCAACCCCGGTGTGCTCGACGAGGTCGCCCGGCGGCTCGCCACCGGGCTCGCCGCGGTCGTCGCTGTCGTCGACCCCGAACTCGTCGTGCTGTCCGGGACGGTCGCCCAGGCCGGCGGCGACGCCCTGCGGGAGCGGGTGGAGGAGGAGCTGTCCGGGCTCGCCCTGCCCCGGCCGCAGTTGCGCGTCAGCGAACTCGACGGCGATCCCATCCTCACCGGCGCCCTGCGCACCGCCCTCACCCAGGCCCGCGACACCGTCTTCGACACCAGCACCGCCTGACCCGCCCGCCCTCCCTCTCTCCCACGCCCCAACCCCCGTACACGTAAAGGACGTTCGCCATGCCGCGATGGCGCATACCCCTGCGCGCTCCCGTGGTACTCGCCTCGGCCGGGCTGTTGCTCGCCGGCTGCGCCAACCCGAGTACCGGCAGCGCCGACGACGATCCGACCAAGCCCGTGACCATCACGTTCTGGCACGGCTGGTCGGCGCCCGGCGAGGTGAAGGCGATCAACGACTCGATCGCCCGCTTCGAGAAGCTGCACCCGAACATCCGGGTCCGGGCGACCGGGAACGTCTCCGACGCCACCGTCAACCAGGCCCTGCGGGCCGGCGGCGACGAGGCTCCCGACGTCGTCTCGTCCTTCACCACCAACAACGTCGGCCAGTACTGCGACTCCGGCATGTGGGTCGACCTCGACCCGTTCATGAAGAAGACCGGACTGAAGAAGGACGAGGTCTTCCCGCGGTCGCTGCTCAACTACACGAGCTACCAGGGCAATCAGTGCGCTCTGCCGCTGCTCGCCGACGCGTTCGGCATGTACTACAACAAGGACGCCTTCAAGGAAGCGGGTATCGCGCGACCGCCGAAGACGATGTCCGAGTTCGTCGCCGACTCGAAGAAGCTCACCGAGAAGTCCGGGAACTCGTACAAGCGCGTCGGATTCATGCCGAACTTCCGGCTCTACCAGAACAGCCCGGACCGGCTGTTCGCCCAGTGGGGGCCGACGTACTTCGACAAGAGCGGGAAATCGCGGCTCGCGAAGGAGCCGGCCTCGTACGAGTTCTTCAAGACCGCGCGCAAGCTCGTGGACGCACAGGGCGGATATGACGCCCTGGAGAAGTTCCGGACGTCGTTCGGTGACGAGATGTCCAACCAGAACGCTTTTCTGAGCGGCAAGTTGGCCATGCATCTCGACGGTGAATGGCGCGGACTGATGCTCGACGACGCGAAGGCGAAGTTCGACTGGGGGGTCGCCCCGCTGCCGGTCCCCGACGACCAGGCCGAGACGTACGGGCGCGGCTATCTGACCGGCACCGTCGCCGGGATCGCGCACAGCAGCAAGCACCAGAACGCGGCGTGGGAACTGGTGAGGTTCCTGACGGCCGACACCGACCAGGTGGTGAAGTTCGCCAACGCGATCCACAACGTCCCGTCGACGTACGCCGCCCTCAAGTCGCCGAAGCTGGACGCCGATCCGACGTTCCGTACGTTCCTCGACATCGCGAAGAACAAATACAGCCAGGTCCTTCCGCCCTCCACGAACGGCGGCATGTACATCGTGCAGTTGCAGGACTTCTCGTACAGCGAGGAGGCCGGCGATGTCCCTGACCTGAAGAAGGGGCTGAAACGCCTCGACCGGCTCATCGACGCCGACACCCTGCAATCGAAGAACTGAGGGGCGGAGAAGGCACCATGGCACTCACACTTTCCCGGCCCGCGCGCCGCAGACTGCGCACGCTCGGCTTTCTCTCCCCGTGGCTGATCGGGTTCAGCGCGTTCTTCGCGTACCCGTTGATCGCCACCGTCTACTTCTCGTTCATGCACTACAACCAGATCAAGGCGCCCACCTTCGTGGGGCTGCGGAACTGGAAGTACGTGTTCCAGGACATGCCGCTCTTCGGTCCCGCGCTGTGGAACACGCTGTGGCTGGTCGTGATCATGGTGGCGCTGCGGGTCGTCTTCGGGCTGTCGCTCGGACTGCTCGTCACGAAGATCAAGAGCGGGGTCGGCTTCTTCCGTACCGCCTTCTACCTGCCGTATCTCGCGCCGCCGGTGGCCGCGACCGTCGCCTTCGTCTTCCTGCTCAACCCGGCGACCGGACCCGTCAACGAGGTACTCGGCAAGGTCGGCATCGACGGCCCCAACTGGTTCAACGACCCCGCCTGGGCCAAGCCGTCCCTCGTCCTGCTCTCCCTGTGGGGCATCGGCGACCTCATGGTCATCTTCATGGCCGCGCTCCTCGACGTACCGAAGGAGCAGTACGAGGCGGCCGACCTGGACGGGGCCGGGGCCTGGTCGAAGTTCCGGTTCGTGACCTGGCCGTCCATCACGCCGATCGTGATGTTCGCCGTCGTCACCGGCGTCGTACAGACCATGCAGTACTACACCCAGGCCCTGGTCGCCGGAAAGATCGCGTCCGGCGTCTCCATCGGCCCCGGGTCGGTGATCCAGCCCGGGTATCCCGACCACTCGACCCTGACCGTTCCGCAGCTCGTCTACTCGATGGGCTTCCAGAACTTCAACACCGGCGCGGCGTGCGTGCTCTCGCTCGTCCTGTTCGTCATCGCCATGGCCGTGACCATGCTGCTGATGCGCAAGCGCTCGGGCCTGCTCGCGGCGGAGGACTGAGACCCATGACCACGACGACACTGCGCCCGGCGGCGCCCACCACGACCGCCAAAGCCCCGTACGAGAGAGGGCCCGCGGCGGCCCGCGCCCGCCGCAAGCGGGTCCTGAACTGGATCGCCGTGCACTGCGTGGCCATCGCGATCGCGCTGCTGTTCGTGCTCCCCTTCGTGTTCGTCTTCCTGACGTCCGTGATGAGCGACGACCAGGCGATGAGCGGCGACCTGTGGCCGGACGCCTGGCACTGGGAGAACTACAAGGCCGTCGTGCAGACGGACGGCTTCCTCGACTGGTGGAAGAACTCGCTGATCTACGCGGGCCTGGGGACGCTGCTCACCGTGTGCTCGGCGATCCCCGTCGCGTACGCGCTCGCCAAGTTCCGCTTCCGCGGCCGGCGTACGGCGATGATGCTGGTCATCTCGACGATGATGCTGCCGCCCCAGGTCATCGTGATTCCGATGTACCTGGTGTGGGCGCAGCAGTTCCATCTGTCGGGGACGCTGTGGCCGCTGATCATCCCGATGGCGTTCGGCGACGCGTACTCGATCTTCCTGCTCCGTCAGTTCCTGCTGACGATCCCGAAGGAGTACATCGAGTCGGCGAAGGTCGACGGCTGCGGCGAACTGCGCACCCTGCTGAAGATCGTGGTGCCGATGGCCAAGCCCGGCATCGCCGCGATCGCGCTGTTCCAGTTCTTCTACTGCTGGAACGACTACTTCGGTCCGCAGATCTACGCGGCCCAGAACCCGGCGTCGTGGACACTGAGTTACGGGCTCGAATCCTTCAAGTCGGCGCACAGCGTCAACTGGAACCTGACGATGGCCGCGACGCTGCTCGTGATGGCGCCGGTCTGCATCGTCTTCTTCTTCGCACAGAAGGCCTTCGTCGAAGGCGTCACCCTCACCGGGGTCAAGGGCTAAGGAAGGTCATTCGGATATGAAGCTCGCTGTGGTCGGCGGAGGGTCGACCTACACACCCGAACTCATCGACGGATTCGCGCGGTTGCGGGACACGCTGCCGATCGAGGAACTGGTCCTCGTCGACCCGGCGGCCGACCGCCTCGAACTGGTCGGCGGTCTCGCGCGCCGGATCTTCGCCAAGCAGGGCCACCCGGGCGTCATCCGTACGACGTCCGACGTGGACGCCGGGGTCGCCGACGCCGACGCCGTGCTACTCCAGCTGCGCATCGGCGGCCAGGCCGCGCGCAACCAGGACGAGACGTGGCCCCTCGAATGCGGCTGCGTCGGCCAGGAGACGACCGGCGCGGGCGGCCTCGCGAAGGCGCTGCGCACGGTGCCGGTGGTCCTCGACATCGCCGAGCGCGTGCGCCGCGCCAACCCGAACGCCTGGATCATCGACTTCACCAACCCGGTCGGCATCGTCACCCGGGCGCTGCTCCAGGCCGGGCACAAGGCGGTCGGGCTCTGCAACGTGGCGATCGGCTTCCAGCGGAAGTTCGCCCGCCTCCTCGACGTGGCGCCGTCGCAGGTCCACCTCGACCACGTCGGCCTCAACCACCTCACGTGGGAGCTCGGCGTCCGCCTCGGCGGCCCGGACGGCGAGGACGTGCTGCCCCGGCTGCTCGCCGACCACGGTGACGCCGTCGCCGAGGACCTGCACATGCCGCGCCAGATCGTCGACCGGCTGGGGGTCGTGCCGTCGTACTACCTGCGCTACTACTACCAACATGACGCTGTCGTACGGGAATTGCGCACCAAACCGTCGCGGGCCGCGCAGGTGGCCGAGATGGAGCGCGAGTTGCTGACGATGTACGGCGACCCGACGCTGGACGAGAAGCCCGAGCTGCTCGCCAAGCGCGGCGGCGCCTTCTACAGCGAGGCGGCCGTCGACCTCGCCGCGTCCCTGCTCGGCGGCGGCGGCTCGCCGTACCAGGTGGTCAACACGTACAACAACGGCACGCTGCCGTTCCTGCCCGACGACGCCGTCATCGAGGTGCAGGCCGCGGTCGACGGGAAGGGCGCGCGCCCGCTGCCGGTGCCGCGGCTCGACCCGATGTACGCGGGCCTCGTCGCGAACGTCACCGCGTACGAGGACCTGGCCCTGGACGCCGCCCTGCGCGGCGGCCGCGACCGGGTCTTCAAGGCGCTGCTCGCCCACCCGCTGGTGGGACAGTTCGAGTACGCCGAGCAGCTCACCGACCAGCTGATCGCGCACAACCGGGAGCATCTCGCGTGGGCATGACCGTCCTTGCCGTGGACGCGGGGAACAGCAAGACCGACGTCGCGGTGGTCGCGGCCGACGGCACCGTCGTCGGCGCGGCCCGCGGCGGCGGGTTCCAGCCGCCCAAGGTGGGCGTGGAGGCGGCCGTCGACGTGCTGGCCGAAGCGGTCGGCCGGGCGTTCGCGCAGGCCGGCGTCGCCTCGGTCGCGCACGTGTCGGCGTGCCTGGCCAACGCCGATCTCCCGGTGGAGGAGAAGGAGTTGGCGGTCGCGCTGCGGGCCCGGGGTGGGCGCCGGGTGTCGACGTGCGCAACGACACGTTCGCGGTGCTGCGCGCCGGGCTCCTGGAGGACGGCGAGCCGCGCGGCGTCGCCGTCGTGTGCGGCGCGGGCGTCAACTGCGTCGGCATGCTGCCGGACGGGCGCACCGCCCGCTTCCCGGCGATCGGCAAGATCTCCGGCGACTGGGGCGGCGGCGGGGGCCTGGCGGAGGAGGCCCTCTGGTTCGCGGCCCGCGCGGAGGACGGCCGGGGCGAACCCACGGCCCTGATGCGCACGCTGCCCGCGCACTTCGGGCTCTCCTCCATGTACGCGCTCATCGAGGCGCTGCACCTGGAGCACATCCCCCTCGCCCGGCGCCACGAGTGCACGCCCGTGCTGTTCGCCACGGCGGCGGACGGGGACCCGGTGGCCCGCGCCGTGGTGGACCGGATGGCCGAGGAGGTCGTGGCGATGTCGGTGGTCGCGCTGCGCCGCCTCGATCTGCTGGCGGAGGAGGTGCCGGTCCTCCTGGGCGGCAGCGTCCTGGCCGCACGCCACCCTCAACTGGAGTCACGGATCAGCGAGTTGCTGTCGGTCCGCGCGCCCAGGGCGGTACCGCGGGTGGTCTCCGAGCGGCCGGTCCTCGGCGCGGCGCTGCTCGGCCTCGACGCGGTGGGGGCCGCGCCGGAGGTGTTCGCGCGGGTGCGGGGCCACTACGCGTCGTAGCGGGAGCGCGGGGCGCCGGGACCGGGAACGGCCCGGCGCCCCGCCGTGATCGCCGGGCCGCGAAGGGAACCGATCGCATCCCCGGCACGTGTTCCAAGGCGGGGCCCGCGACGTCGTACCGGAAGCGGCCGGGGCACGGCCGGGGCGAGATCGCCTGAACAAGATCGAGTCAATGCCTGTGCGGATGTCAGTCGCGGCAGCGATACTTGCGGCCGTGCACCTTCGCCCGCGCCCTCGTACGCCGGGCGGAAGTGAACGACGTACGACCATGGGGGAGGGTCGAGAGTGACATCACCGCCGAACGGGAGCGCGGCGCCACCGGGGCGTGGCACCGTGCCGTCGATGCCGAGCGTGCCGCCGCAGACGCGGGGCGCGGCGCCCGGCGTGCCCGCGCCCGCACCGGCGCCCGCGCGGCGCACCGCCTGGGCCGAGGGCGTGGACCGCCTGAAGTCCGCGGCGACGACCGAGCCGGGGCGGCTGCGCATCATCGGGGCCGTGATCGCGCTGCTCGTCGTGGCGTTCGGCGCGACGACGGCGTGGCAGATGACGGACCGTTCCGCCGCCGCCGACGACGTGCTGCACTCCAGCCAGCCGCTGAGCGCCGACGCGGCCGACATCTACCGCTCCCTCGCCGACGCCAACACCGCGGCGTCCAGCGGGTTCCTGGCGGGCGGGCAGGAGCCCGCCGCCGTGCGCGACCGGTACGAGAAGGACATCCGTACCGCCGCCGAGAAGCTCGTGACCGCCGCGGCCAGCACCGACCCGGGCTCCCCCTCCGCGAAGACGATCGCCGAACTGAACAAGCTGCTGCCGCAGTACAAGGGCCTCATCGAGCGGGCCCGCGCCAACAACCGGCAGGGCTTCCCGCTGGGCGGCGCCTACCTGCGGTACGCGAACGAGAAGATGCAGACCGAGATGCTCCCGGCCGCCGAGGACCTGTACACCAAGGAGAACCAGCGGCTGCGCGGCGACTACGACGCGGCGACCCCGTACCCCTGGATCGCGATCGCCCTCGGCGTCATCGCCCTCGGGGCTCTCGCGTGGGCGCAGCGACGCAACTACCGTCGGACGAACCGGGTGTTCAACCACGGACTGCTCGCCGCGACCGCCGCCTCGGCGGTGGTGCTGCTGTGGCTCGTGGTGGGGCACACGGTGGCGCGCAGCGGGCTCGACGCCTCCTACGACCACGGCGTCCGCTCGCTGAACGTCCTGCACGACGCGAGCATCGCGTCCTTGAAGGCGCGCGGCAGCGAGAACCTGACGCTGGTCAGCCGCGGCGCCGAGACGGTCGAGCTGAAGAACGGCGACATCAAGGACAAGTACGACGTCGACTTCCAGAAGCAGATGAACACGCTGGGCGACAAGTTGGGCGCCGCCGACTCCCTCGCGGGCGGCGACAGCGCCGGACGCGCCCCGGTGACGAAGGCGAACGCGAGCATGAAGGAATGGCTCGCCCGCCACAAGGACGCCCGCAAGGCGGACGATTCCGGTAACTACCAGGGCGCCCTCGACAAGATCATCGGCTCGAAGCAGGACAAGCCGACCGGAGAGTGCTTCGATCTGGTGGACCAGAGTCTCGACACGGCACTGGCGCACGAGCAGCGGCAGTTCAGCACCGAGGCGGGCGACGGGCTCGACGCGATGACCGGACTGCCCGTGGGCGCC includes:
- a CDS encoding 6-phospho-beta-glucosidase; its protein translation is MKLAVVGGGSTYTPELIDGFARLRDTLPIEELVLVDPAADRLELVGGLARRIFAKQGHPGVIRTTSDVDAGVADADAVLLQLRIGGQAARNQDETWPLECGCVGQETTGAGGLAKALRTVPVVLDIAERVRRANPNAWIIDFTNPVGIVTRALLQAGHKAVGLCNVAIGFQRKFARLLDVAPSQVHLDHVGLNHLTWELGVRLGGPDGEDVLPRLLADHGDAVAEDLHMPRQIVDRLGVVPSYYLRYYYQHDAVVRELRTKPSRAAQVAEMERELLTMYGDPTLDEKPELLAKRGGAFYSEAAVDLAASLLGGGGSPYQVVNTYNNGTLPFLPDDAVIEVQAAVDGKGARPLPVPRLDPMYAGLVANVTAYEDLALDAALRGGRDRVFKALLAHPLVGQFEYAEQLTDQLIAHNREHLAWA